A single region of the Thermodesulfatator indicus DSM 15286 genome encodes:
- a CDS encoding sigma-54 dependent transcriptional regulator, producing MPETILLLDKKEKDLAPLAEALMEKGLSPIWGFNREEAFSILEEQDIGAVVANLENEEFGRLKILKDLNSFNPLIPVILLTQEADLEEAVQAIKAGAADYRLLSTEPALLTEIILKVKRTYEPPEGSFITANQRLKLILARLKEVAKSKATVLITGESGTGKEVLARFIHENSDRARGPFIAINCAALPEHLLESELFGYEKGAFSGAFTRKLGKFELANGGTILLDEITEMPLSLQAKLLRVLQEGEVDRLGGAYPVKIDVRVIATTNRDVQALVSQGKFREDLYFRLNVIPVEIPPLRERPEDVRLLAQKFCEEFSQKYNRPVKGFADGVLEKLSQYPWPGNVRELRNLIERAVLLAQGTWITLKDIFPKPLGAKGQDMPLKPLREVEREMIMKALRAANGNRTRAAEILGISVRTLRNKLQIYREAGLI from the coding sequence ATGCCAGAGACTATCTTATTGCTAGATAAAAAAGAAAAAGACTTGGCCCCATTGGCTGAAGCTCTTATGGAGAAGGGTTTGAGCCCTATCTGGGGTTTTAACCGCGAGGAGGCCTTTTCTATTTTAGAAGAGCAAGATATCGGTGCCGTGGTAGCAAATCTTGAAAATGAAGAATTTGGCCGTCTTAAAATCTTAAAAGACTTGAATTCCTTTAATCCTCTCATACCAGTCATTCTTTTGACCCAAGAAGCTGACCTTGAAGAAGCTGTTCAGGCCATTAAGGCTGGGGCAGCTGACTATCGGCTTTTATCAACAGAGCCGGCTCTTCTGACGGAAATAATCCTTAAAGTTAAGCGTACCTATGAACCACCTGAAGGTAGTTTTATTACGGCTAACCAGAGACTCAAGTTGATTTTAGCTCGGCTAAAAGAGGTTGCAAAAAGTAAGGCCACGGTACTAATTACTGGTGAGTCTGGTACAGGTAAGGAAGTCCTTGCCAGATTTATTCACGAAAACAGCGATAGGGCACGAGGGCCTTTTATTGCTATTAATTGTGCGGCCTTGCCGGAACATCTTCTGGAATCCGAGCTATTCGGCTATGAAAAAGGGGCCTTTTCAGGAGCCTTTACTAGAAAGCTTGGAAAATTTGAACTGGCCAATGGGGGAACTATTCTCCTTGACGAAATAACAGAAATGCCCCTTTCTCTTCAGGCCAAACTTTTGAGGGTGCTCCAAGAAGGAGAGGTAGATCGCCTAGGCGGAGCTTATCCCGTAAAAATAGACGTAAGAGTTATTGCTACTACCAATCGCGATGTACAGGCCCTGGTTTCTCAAGGAAAGTTTAGAGAAGATCTTTATTTTCGCCTGAATGTTATTCCGGTAGAAATTCCCCCCTTGCGTGAACGGCCTGAAGACGTGAGGCTTCTGGCCCAGAAGTTTTGTGAAGAATTTTCCCAGAAGTATAACCGTCCAGTTAAAGGTTTTGCTGATGGGGTTCTTGAAAAGTTAAGTCAATATCCCTGGCCTGGTAATGTACGCGAGCTGAGAAACTTAATAGAGAGAGCGGTACTGCTAGCTCAGGGAACTTGGATAACCCTCAAAGACATTTTCCCTAAACCACTCGGGGCTAAAGGCCAGGATATGCCACTTAAGCCGCTTCGCGAAGTAGAACGAGAAATGATAATGAAGGCCTTACGAGCGGCTAATGGAAATCGTACCCGAGCGGCAGAGATATTAGGTATAAGCGTGCGTACACTTCGCAACAAACTCCAAATTTATCGTGAAGCAGGACTCATTTAG
- the flgB gene encoding flagellar basal body rod protein FlgB: MIGAKLFGKTWQVVSEALKVRLMRHEVIAANIANVDTPGYSRKDIPFEKVMAAYLKGSPPLKTTNPRHIKPGLAPDGGIPLVEEEPPVEGTPNNVSLEQEMAKLSENNLMYQATIQALMKEIELLREAITEGGKR, translated from the coding sequence ATGATAGGGGCAAAGCTTTTTGGTAAGACCTGGCAGGTGGTTTCAGAGGCTTTAAAAGTAAGACTTATGCGTCACGAGGTCATTGCCGCTAACATTGCCAACGTAGATACGCCTGGCTATAGTCGGAAAGATATCCCTTTTGAAAAGGTAATGGCTGCCTATCTTAAAGGTTCTCCCCCATTAAAAACTACTAATCCGCGGCATATTAAACCAGGCCTTGCTCCCGACGGTGGTATCCCCTTGGTAGAAGAAGAGCCTCCTGTTGAAGGCACACCTAATAATGTCTCTTTAGAACAAGAGATGGCCAAGCTTTCAGAAAATAATCTTATGTATCAGGCTACCATTCAGGCCTTAATGAAAGAAATAGAGCTTTTACGCGAAGCCATAACCGAAGGAGGTAAGAGATAA
- the flgC gene encoding flagellar basal body rod protein FlgC, with protein MKLLTALRLASSGLSVQRLRLNISAMNLANADVTRTLTGEPYRAQNVVVSASQLPDELEGDLSDAGLKLVTPRVTAIVEDQSPFREVYDPSHPDADKRGIVRYPNVDVLTEMVELLSASRAYEANLSVVSVTKSMALKTLEILK; from the coding sequence ATGAAACTATTAACTGCTTTGCGCTTGGCCTCAAGTGGCCTTTCTGTTCAACGGTTGCGGCTAAATATTTCAGCTATGAATCTGGCTAATGCTGATGTTACCAGAACCCTTACCGGGGAACCCTATAGAGCCCAAAATGTTGTCGTTAGTGCTTCTCAACTTCCTGACGAACTTGAGGGAGACTTATCTGATGCTGGTCTCAAGCTGGTGACTCCCAGGGTAACTGCTATAGTGGAAGATCAGAGTCCTTTTCGTGAAGTGTATGATCCGTCTCATCCAGATGCTGATAAACGGGGCATCGTACGCTATCCCAATGTAGATGTCCTAACAGAAATGGTAGAGCTCCTTTCTGCCTCACGAGCTTATGAAGCTAATCTCTCTGTAGTTTCGGTGACCAAGTCCATGGCCTTAAAGACCCTAGAGATACTCAAATAG
- the fliE gene encoding flagellar hook-basal body complex protein FliE yields MKINGLGNPYGIKNVSNKTRPDSKGDFMDLLKKEISSVDAAQKVAAENLKAFATGENPDLTALTLSLTKADLSFRLLLQVRNKVLQAYEEVMRMQL; encoded by the coding sequence ATGAAGATTAACGGTTTAGGAAATCCCTACGGTATAAAGAATGTTTCTAATAAGACCAGGCCTGATTCAAAGGGAGATTTTATGGATCTCCTTAAAAAAGAGATATCTTCTGTTGATGCCGCCCAAAAAGTGGCCGCTGAAAATCTTAAAGCCTTTGCTACGGGAGAAAACCCTGACCTTACGGCTTTAACTCTTTCTCTGACTAAAGCTGATCTTTCTTTTCGTCTTTTACTTCAAGTACGTAACAAAGTGCTTCAGGCCTATGAAGAAGTTATGAGAATGCAACTTTAA